The Deltaproteobacteria bacterium genome window below encodes:
- a CDS encoding polyphenol oxidase family protein, whose product MATALRMSPFWYFFGNRFLSKTSLLDLYPYPFTELSQTHGDTLVEQHLNAPISSTQADAHYTHSNKFGLLIKTADCVPIFVFDSSLNTSLAIHAGWRGIENQIVIKSIHQLFQKSTSLTLLIGPFIHQESFEVDTDVKERLLNTLPENFRELCFIENKNDHQKFLIDLKMILLFHLKIAFPKKEFNFLDLQINTYTNLKYNSFRRDKTKTERNYSFIMRK is encoded by the coding sequence ATGGCCACTGCTTTGAGGATGAGTCCTTTTTGGTATTTTTTTGGCAATAGATTTTTGTCTAAAACTTCCCTACTCGATTTATATCCTTATCCCTTTACAGAACTAAGTCAAACCCATGGAGACACTCTTGTTGAACAACATCTAAACGCTCCGATAAGTTCGACCCAAGCTGATGCCCACTATACTCATAGTAATAAATTCGGACTCTTGATAAAAACAGCTGATTGTGTACCCATTTTTGTTTTTGATTCTTCCCTTAATACTTCTCTGGCCATTCACGCCGGCTGGAGAGGCATCGAAAATCAAATTGTTATTAAATCAATCCACCAACTTTTCCAGAAATCTACAAGTTTGACTTTACTTATAGGTCCATTCATTCATCAAGAATCCTTCGAAGTAGATACTGATGTAAAGGAAAGGCTTTTAAATACTCTCCCTGAGAACTTTAGAGAGCTCTGTTTTATAGAAAATAAGAACGACCATCAAAAATTTTTGATTGATCTTAAAATGATTTTACTTTTTCACCTAAAGATTGCTTTTCCAAAAAAAGAATTCAACTTTTTAGACTTACAAATAAATACTTACACGAATTTAAAATATAATTCTTTTCGAAGAGATAAAACTAAAACCGAAAGAAATTATTCTTTCATTATGAGAAAATGA
- the ptsP gene encoding phosphoenolpyruvate--protein phosphotransferase, producing the protein MNNQSIALKGQKASPGLGYGPVVFINHFDVKKNLPLLAKQDFNSNDQITLLEKALAKSLGDLEDLKSRFAKQEASKIEILEAHQALISDPEVFDQSVEKINTDKKFAFVAYQEVISSFKDLFSSVDDPYIKQRVLDLDDISNRVLFYIANPNLKYSEISIEKPSIVVAKDMTPSEILSLDKTKILGIVLYDGSPQSHTSIIARSMEIPCVVNLHELERVNVANFKDLILDGDSGNVILNPNEKDIVSFQNKILVLNAHKKYLSTFIGKPTKSKSGQLIPLGANISGPQDIDSVLKNDAELVGLYRTEFLFLDRAAAPSENEQYETYCEVFKKLGHKRIILRTLDIGGDKEAPYINVGQEENPFLGVRGIRLCLRNKELFYGQLKAVLRASKYCSDLGIMFPMVSTISEIKEAKSLFNEIKVELQSQNIEIGKKINLGVMMEVPSLAWILSEVSKEVSFISIGTNDLFQYSNACDRMNSNLKSISSPTHEGFLRFIKFIVTEAKTYNLHVGVCGSIAHHPDIMPFLISTGVHDLSMTAQHILESRAKISELN; encoded by the coding sequence ATGAACAATCAATCCATTGCGCTTAAAGGTCAGAAAGCATCCCCAGGACTCGGATATGGTCCTGTTGTTTTTATCAATCATTTTGATGTTAAAAAAAATCTTCCTCTTCTTGCAAAACAAGATTTTAATTCAAACGATCAAATTACTCTTCTTGAAAAAGCTCTTGCTAAATCTTTAGGTGATTTAGAAGATTTAAAATCAAGGTTTGCCAAACAAGAAGCATCAAAAATTGAAATTTTGGAAGCCCATCAAGCCCTGATTAGCGATCCAGAAGTGTTTGATCAATCCGTCGAGAAAATAAATACGGATAAAAAGTTTGCATTTGTTGCCTACCAAGAAGTGATTTCTTCTTTTAAAGACCTATTTTCTAGCGTGGATGATCCTTATATTAAGCAACGAGTACTCGACCTAGATGATATCTCTAATAGAGTTTTATTTTATATTGCAAATCCTAACCTAAAGTACTCTGAAATTTCAATCGAAAAACCCTCTATTGTTGTCGCCAAAGATATGACCCCTTCAGAAATTCTAAGCCTCGACAAAACCAAAATCTTAGGAATTGTTTTGTATGACGGAAGCCCTCAGTCACATACCTCTATTATTGCAAGATCCATGGAAATTCCTTGCGTCGTCAATCTACATGAACTTGAGCGAGTAAATGTCGCCAATTTTAAAGATTTAATTTTGGATGGTGATTCCGGAAATGTAATTCTTAATCCTAACGAAAAGGATATTGTTAGTTTTCAAAATAAAATTTTAGTTTTAAATGCTCATAAAAAATATTTATCCACTTTTATTGGAAAACCAACCAAATCGAAATCAGGGCAGCTGATTCCTTTGGGGGCCAATATTTCGGGACCTCAGGATATCGATTCTGTTTTAAAAAATGATGCTGAATTGGTAGGTCTTTACAGAACTGAGTTTTTATTTTTAGATAGGGCGGCAGCCCCCTCAGAAAATGAACAATATGAGACTTATTGTGAAGTATTTAAAAAATTAGGACACAAACGAATTATTTTAAGAACTCTAGATATTGGTGGCGATAAGGAAGCCCCTTATATTAATGTAGGACAGGAAGAAAATCCTTTCCTTGGCGTCAGGGGAATTCGTTTATGCTTGCGCAATAAAGAATTATTTTATGGGCAGCTTAAAGCTGTTTTACGAGCATCAAAATACTGTTCCGACTTGGGCATCATGTTTCCAATGGTTTCAACAATTAGTGAAATCAAAGAAGCAAAATCTTTATTCAATGAAATAAAAGTTGAGTTACAAAGTCAAAATATTGAAATCGGTAAGAAAATCAATCTGGGCGTTATGATGGAAGTCCCTTCCCTAGCATGGATTCTTTCTGAGGTTTCTAAAGAGGTTTCTTTTATAAGTATTGGCACTAACGATCTGTTTCAATATTCAAATGCCTGCGATCGAATGAATTCAAATTTGAAGTCGATCTCGTCACCTACCCATGAAGGCTTTTTAAGATTTATAAAATTTATTGTGACTGAGGCAAAAACTTATAATTTACACGTAGGGGTTTGCGGTTCTATTGCTCATCATCCAGATATTATGCCCTTCTTAATTTCAACAGGAGTCCATGACTTAAGTATGACGGCTCAACATATTCTGGAGTCTAGAGCAAAAATCTCTGAACTGAATTAA
- a CDS encoding RluA family pseudouridine synthase, which translates to MSPRIIHISVPENTESLRIDKYLSSHPEILTRSRAEYLIENHFVTVNKTNIKSSYKIKAHDQIQILIADLKLDQPLQKLNLELEIIFEDADLIVLNKPSGLVVHPAAGHQNDTLVNALVNHTDQLSMKFGEDRPGIVHRIDKETSGLLVIAKNDKSHLHLSQQFKARSIQRRYEAVVLGLFQPPQGQIISYLARHPKERKRFASVRDKNQKIVTDTKTPPSIGKLAITNFNLLKTSSKLSLVELKLETGRTHQIRIHLSEKGFPLLGDPLYGNSSREKILSADIKKDFAVFNRFFLHAKCIGFIHPNTGKELYFEQDWPDKEKEFILKWIK; encoded by the coding sequence ATGTCACCAAGGATCATTCACATCTCTGTTCCGGAAAATACCGAAAGTCTTAGAATTGATAAGTATTTATCAAGTCACCCTGAAATTTTAACTCGATCAAGAGCCGAATATCTGATTGAGAATCATTTTGTAACCGTCAATAAAACAAACATTAAATCCTCTTATAAAATTAAAGCCCATGATCAAATTCAAATTTTAATCGCTGACTTGAAATTGGATCAACCTTTACAAAAACTGAACTTGGAATTAGAAATAATTTTCGAAGATGCAGATCTGATTGTTCTTAACAAGCCCTCTGGTTTGGTTGTTCATCCCGCAGCCGGTCATCAAAATGACACTCTTGTTAATGCACTCGTTAATCATACGGATCAGCTATCAATGAAATTTGGCGAAGACCGTCCGGGAATTGTTCACCGCATTGATAAAGAAACGAGTGGGCTTTTGGTCATAGCTAAAAATGATAAAAGTCATTTGCATTTATCTCAACAGTTTAAGGCAAGATCAATTCAAAGGAGGTACGAGGCTGTTGTTCTGGGCCTATTTCAACCACCCCAGGGTCAAATCATTTCCTATTTAGCTAGACACCCTAAGGAAAGAAAAAGATTTGCTTCTGTTAGGGATAAAAACCAAAAAATAGTTACCGACACCAAAACGCCACCTTCCATTGGCAAATTGGCCATTACTAATTTCAACTTACTTAAAACTAGCTCGAAGTTAAGTTTGGTCGAATTAAAACTTGAAACAGGAAGAACTCATCAAATTCGAATTCATTTAAGCGAAAAAGGCTTTCCTCTGCTTGGCGACCCCCTTTATGGAAATTCTTCCAGAGAAAAAATATTGAGTGCTGATATTAAAAAAGACTTTGCAGTTTTTAATCGTTTTTTCCTTCACGCAAAATGCATAGGATTTATTCATCCCAATACGGGTAAAGAGCTTTACTTTGAGCAAGATTGGCCAGATAAAGAAAAAGAATTTATTTTGAAATGGATTAAATAA
- the rseP gene encoding RIP metalloprotease RseP translates to MDILLNYLHSGFTQIFSFVVLLGVLVFVHELGHFLVALWCGVRVEVFSLGFGKKIFQFQKNDTNYCISLIPLGGYVKMYGEQPGDEIPEDQKKYSFTHKKVSQRLAVVIAGPLMNLFFAFLVFMLVAFSGETYKAPFVGEVSPGSRAESLGFSSGDRIVSVNEAPITTWDQFQDQLDKNLDQNISVKIEKESDKKEHIIQTQVLPKNNPNVVSTKKFIGEITGLSMLSYAPAVAVSTTSPLYKLGLRSGDRIESINSIKIPNFRDLEVTLRSILMSKKDDEPTQKIVFSVIRNEIDPKKTTHHDFVLDSSGLTPESNKMILSSLGLESTQLYIDKIMPDSPAEKAGLRKGDKIVSINKKPVKIWDDILNSIKSFSNTEKTLSLEFLRNNEPLSISLAPEMTTHMTLHGTEEKRFTIGISPLIIYSQPEVVVVSEKTFGGIIHRAFDKTWDISVMTLLSFVRLIQNQISPKNIGGIFTIAQAANETFKMGLSAFLQMMGLISINLFILNLLPIPVLDGGHIVFYCIEAIKGSPLSLSKVEIAHKVGMILLFSLMIFALFNDFKRMLGFM, encoded by the coding sequence ATGGACATTTTATTAAATTATTTACATTCGGGTTTTACACAAATTTTCTCTTTTGTTGTTTTATTAGGAGTGCTTGTTTTTGTTCATGAACTTGGACATTTTCTAGTGGCACTCTGGTGTGGGGTCAGAGTCGAAGTCTTCAGCCTTGGCTTTGGTAAAAAAATCTTTCAATTTCAAAAAAATGATACTAACTATTGCATCTCCCTAATTCCACTTGGTGGTTATGTCAAAATGTATGGCGAGCAGCCTGGGGATGAAATTCCTGAGGATCAAAAAAAATATTCTTTTACTCATAAAAAAGTGAGTCAAAGATTGGCTGTTGTAATCGCCGGTCCATTGATGAATTTATTTTTTGCCTTTTTAGTTTTTATGTTAGTCGCTTTTTCTGGAGAAACATATAAAGCTCCCTTTGTCGGAGAAGTTAGCCCAGGGTCCCGTGCAGAGAGTTTAGGTTTTTCCTCGGGTGATCGAATTGTTTCAGTCAATGAAGCTCCGATTACAACATGGGATCAATTTCAAGATCAATTAGACAAAAATTTGGATCAAAATATCTCCGTTAAAATTGAAAAGGAATCCGACAAAAAAGAACACATTATTCAAACTCAAGTGCTGCCTAAAAACAATCCCAATGTTGTATCCACTAAGAAATTTATTGGAGAAATCACCGGATTATCGATGCTCTCTTACGCACCTGCGGTTGCCGTTTCTACTACTTCTCCCCTTTACAAATTGGGCCTGCGCTCTGGTGATCGAATTGAATCTATAAATAGCATTAAGATCCCTAATTTTCGCGATTTGGAAGTCACCTTAAGATCTATCCTCATGTCTAAGAAAGATGACGAGCCCACCCAGAAAATTGTTTTTTCTGTCATTAGAAATGAAATCGATCCTAAAAAGACCACTCATCATGATTTCGTTTTAGATAGCTCAGGGTTGACTCCAGAATCAAATAAGATGATTTTGTCTAGTTTAGGTCTTGAATCCACTCAGTTGTATATCGATAAGATAATGCCTGATTCGCCAGCCGAAAAAGCCGGTTTAAGAAAAGGCGATAAAATTGTGTCCATTAATAAAAAACCAGTAAAAATCTGGGATGATATCCTGAATTCTATCAAAAGTTTTTCTAATACGGAAAAAACTTTGAGTCTTGAGTTCTTAAGAAATAATGAACCTCTTTCTATCTCTCTAGCTCCCGAAATGACAACTCACATGACTCTTCATGGAACCGAAGAAAAGCGTTTTACTATAGGAATCAGTCCATTGATTATTTATTCTCAACCTGAAGTTGTTGTGGTTTCAGAAAAAACATTTGGTGGCATCATCCACAGAGCTTTTGATAAAACTTGGGATATCAGTGTTATGACATTGCTCAGTTTTGTTAGATTAATTCAAAACCAAATCTCACCTAAAAATATTGGAGGAATATTTACCATTGCCCAAGCTGCTAACGAAACTTTTAAAATGGGCTTAAGTGCTTTTTTACAAATGATGGGGCTTATCTCCATAAATCTTTTTATCCTGAATTTATTACCAATCCCTGTTTTAGACGGTGGACATATAGTTTTTTACTGTATAGAAGCTATCAAGGGATCGCCATTAAGTCTAAGCAAGGTGGAAATAGCCCACAAGGTAGGAATGATTCTTTTATTCAGTTTAATGATATTTGCATTATTTAATGATTTTAAAAGAATGCTTGGATTCATGTAG
- a CDS encoding P-loop NTPase — MELVNKIMSSSNNDSPSIWAINSGKGGVGKTFITSSLALTLSKLNHTVLVVDLDLSGANIHTALGMKPSHMNLRHFLDGQKKLSEIIIPTPYPKLSYIQGVWDSWIPFDLSQFDEYRMSAELKKLKYDYILLDFGVGSFEKFFNIYLECDQRLLISTPEPTSIEKNYRFIESYICQNLKTKSTPEAYQKLIATLRDFRHNVLAQPFSFKSYLKENDGLTLEPFNKLNKEPIRLIINGIRSPALCDLGYSIKSVCKKYYDLNVDYIGHIDFDNSVWQSVSNMKPVLIAQPFTPVAGQFLTLCKYLTENRNLQMAA, encoded by the coding sequence ATGGAATTAGTGAATAAAATAATGAGCTCTTCAAACAATGATTCCCCAAGTATTTGGGCCATCAACTCTGGTAAAGGTGGCGTGGGCAAAACCTTTATCACTTCAAGTTTAGCCTTAACCCTTTCTAAATTAAATCATACCGTTCTTGTAGTAGATCTTGATTTAAGCGGAGCAAACATTCATACAGCCCTGGGAATGAAACCCTCTCACATGAACTTGAGGCATTTTCTTGATGGTCAAAAAAAACTTTCAGAAATAATTATTCCTACTCCCTATCCAAAACTTTCCTACATTCAAGGAGTGTGGGACTCTTGGATTCCTTTTGATTTGTCTCAATTTGACGAGTATAGAATGAGTGCCGAACTAAAAAAATTGAAATATGATTATATACTTCTCGATTTTGGCGTAGGTTCTTTTGAAAAATTTTTTAATATTTACCTTGAATGCGATCAAAGATTGCTTATCTCTACCCCCGAGCCAACTTCAATTGAAAAAAACTATCGTTTTATTGAAAGTTATATCTGTCAAAATTTAAAAACGAAATCGACTCCTGAGGCTTATCAAAAATTAATAGCGACTCTAAGAGATTTTCGTCACAATGTTTTGGCTCAACCATTTTCATTTAAAAGCTATCTGAAAGAAAATGATGGATTAACTCTTGAACCATTTAACAAACTTAACAAGGAGCCCATCAGACTTATCATTAATGGAATCAGAAGTCCTGCTCTCTGCGATCTTGGATACTCAATTAAAAGCGTTTGCAAAAAATATTATGATTTGAATGTTGATTATATAGGGCATATCGATTTTGATAACTCTGTCTGGCAGTCAGTAAGTAATATGAAACCTGTTTTAATCGCCCAACCATTTACCCCTGTGGCAGGCCAATTTTTGACTTTATGTAAATATTTAACCGAAAATAGAAATCTTCAGATGGCTGCTTGA
- a CDS encoding HPr family phosphocarrier protein, producing MEIKKTILNPEGLHARPAGQLAKLAASFKSKIEISFNQKTVNAKSSMSLMTLGISHNSEITIKADGPDAEEALKKVASLVDNHFVV from the coding sequence ATGGAAATAAAAAAAACAATTTTAAATCCTGAAGGTTTGCATGCCAGACCCGCTGGACAACTAGCAAAGTTAGCTGCTTCATTTAAAAGCAAAATTGAAATTTCCTTCAATCAAAAAACAGTCAATGCCAAATCTTCCATGAGTTTGATGACATTAGGAATCTCCCATAATTCAGAAATCACGATTAAAGCAGATGGCCCGGATGCAGAAGAAGCTCTTAAAAAAGTGGCCTCTTTAGTTGATAATCATTTTGTTGTGTGA
- a CDS encoding cystathionine gamma-synthase, which yields MKKNNLELGLATRAIHAGQQPDPTTGAIMTPVYLTSTYVQESPGVHKGWEYSRTHNPTRKAYENCLASLENGKFGFAFASGCAATTTILSMLKNNDHIIVMDDLYGGTFRLFDKVLRPLGLNFTFVDLTDTQNFLKSVTSETKMVWLESPTNPTMKLADIQAISELAKSKNIISVVDNTFMSPVFQRPLDLGADIVVHSATKYLGGHSDMIGGIAVTNRPDLAEKLAFLSNSMGAIQSPFDSFLALRSLKTLPLRMKAHEQNAIQIANYLENHSKVERVIYPGLKSHPQHELAKKQMLGFGGMITFYIKGDLSSARRFLEKVEIFSLAESLGGVESLIEHPAIMTHASVPIEKRKILGISDTLIRLSVGVEDIKDLIRDLDNAFNS from the coding sequence ATGAAAAAAAATAATCTTGAGCTGGGCCTGGCTACCAGAGCTATTCACGCTGGACAACAACCGGATCCTACCACGGGAGCCATTATGACTCCTGTTTATCTGACTTCCACCTATGTTCAAGAGTCTCCGGGAGTTCATAAAGGTTGGGAATATTCAAGAACTCATAACCCTACAAGAAAAGCCTATGAAAACTGTTTGGCAAGTTTAGAAAATGGAAAATTTGGTTTTGCATTTGCTTCTGGCTGTGCGGCAACTACGACGATTTTGAGCATGCTTAAAAATAACGATCATATCATCGTGATGGATGATCTTTATGGAGGAACCTTTAGATTGTTTGACAAAGTTTTGAGGCCCTTAGGTTTAAACTTTACTTTTGTTGATTTGACTGACACACAAAATTTTTTGAAATCAGTAACCTCTGAAACTAAAATGGTCTGGTTAGAATCACCAACAAATCCGACAATGAAATTAGCAGATATCCAAGCTATTTCAGAATTGGCAAAAAGCAAAAACATTATTTCTGTTGTTGATAACACATTCATGAGTCCCGTTTTTCAACGTCCTCTTGATCTTGGTGCTGATATAGTTGTTCACTCGGCCACTAAATATTTAGGGGGTCATTCAGATATGATTGGCGGCATCGCCGTAACAAACAGGCCAGATCTGGCAGAGAAATTGGCATTTTTAAGTAACTCAATGGGTGCCATTCAGTCTCCATTTGATTCTTTTCTGGCCTTACGAAGTTTGAAAACTCTGCCCTTGAGGATGAAAGCTCACGAACAAAATGCCATTCAGATTGCAAATTATTTAGAAAACCATTCCAAGGTCGAAAGGGTTATTTATCCTGGTTTAAAAAGCCATCCCCAGCACGAGTTGGCGAAAAAACAAATGCTAGGCTTTGGGGGAATGATCACTTTTTATATCAAAGGAGATTTATCCTCAGCTAGAAGGTTTTTAGAAAAAGTAGAAATTTTTTCTCTTGCCGAAAGTCTTGGTGGAGTTGAATCTTTAATTGAGCATCCTGCAATCATGACTCACGCCAGTGTTCCTATTGAGAAAAGAAAAATATTGGGAATAAGTGATACCTTGATTCGCTTGTCTGTTGGAGTTGAGGACATCAAAGATTTAATTCGAGATTTAGATAACGCTTTTAATTCTTGA
- a CDS encoding glycoside hydrolase family 15 protein produces the protein MKLTDLFFLMFSIIALIQDAKAINRNIPSLVANKNALIEAQYQKSIQLLFHNLSPYDGLKGAIVASPSNVNPNYYFNWVRDAALTAESLIAVYNATTSRNTYLRSSIKSFLLDFINFNIQIQKDSLLHAGLGEPRFLVNGRTDTLPWGRPQNDGPALRSAVNIEILSLASKENWPEFEPLLKKLYDPNTNNVSLVKSDLEYVAHYWMNPTIDLWEEFYGYHFYTLMTQRKSLYYGAALAKVLKDTESSNFYLNELKKAENRLQSFWNPNINYILASFYANQSPFIESSAKRKSRVVNKSQLDIAVLLGVLHAEVNQLSFSVSDPRVFSSYLTLKRMFSQIYSINNESSLNTAFGRYPEDTYDGYSPNSRGNPWILTTAAAAEYNYRLALDYLNNQKILINFANVNYFSSVVKFQLIEGQTINVSQPEFKLIINSLINEGDLYMLRILYHANPDGSLSEQYNRENGYMQGAPHLTWSYAAYITAKIKRDQVIARVSNRKNL, from the coding sequence ATGAAGTTAACCGACTTGTTTTTTCTTATGTTTTCAATAATTGCTCTGATCCAGGATGCGAAGGCAATTAACAGAAATATTCCTTCTTTGGTTGCAAATAAAAATGCTCTCATTGAAGCACAATATCAAAAATCGATTCAGCTTTTGTTTCATAATTTGTCTCCCTATGACGGCCTAAAGGGTGCTATCGTTGCCTCCCCCAGCAACGTTAACCCAAATTATTATTTTAATTGGGTCAGAGATGCTGCCTTAACCGCTGAGAGCCTCATCGCTGTTTATAATGCCACGACATCTAGAAATACCTATTTAAGATCTTCAATCAAAAGCTTCCTTTTGGATTTTATCAATTTTAATATCCAAATTCAAAAAGATAGTCTTTTGCATGCTGGCCTAGGGGAACCTCGTTTTTTGGTTAATGGCAGAACTGACACTCTCCCCTGGGGGCGACCTCAAAATGACGGTCCAGCCCTTCGAAGTGCTGTCAATATTGAAATTTTGTCCTTAGCCTCTAAAGAAAACTGGCCTGAGTTTGAGCCCTTGTTAAAAAAATTATATGATCCAAATACTAATAATGTTTCCCTCGTTAAAAGCGACCTCGAATATGTAGCTCATTATTGGATGAATCCCACTATTGATTTATGGGAAGAATTTTATGGCTATCATTTCTATACTCTTATGACGCAAAGAAAATCACTCTATTACGGCGCTGCCTTAGCTAAAGTTTTAAAGGACACCGAAAGTTCCAATTTTTATCTTAATGAGCTTAAAAAAGCTGAAAACCGGCTCCAGTCTTTTTGGAATCCAAATATTAATTACATTCTTGCTAGTTTTTACGCCAACCAATCTCCCTTTATTGAATCTAGTGCCAAAAGAAAATCTAGGGTCGTAAATAAATCTCAGTTAGATATTGCCGTATTACTTGGCGTTTTGCATGCTGAGGTAAATCAGCTTTCTTTTTCTGTCAGTGACCCTAGGGTTTTTTCGAGCTATCTCACATTAAAGAGAATGTTTTCTCAAATTTATTCCATTAACAACGAGTCTTCTCTAAATACTGCTTTTGGTCGTTATCCTGAAGATACTTATGACGGTTATTCTCCAAATTCACGCGGAAATCCATGGATTCTTACAACCGCCGCAGCCGCGGAATACAATTATCGACTGGCTTTAGATTACTTAAATAATCAAAAAATTTTGATCAATTTTGCAAATGTTAATTATTTTTCAAGTGTGGTCAAATTTCAACTCATCGAGGGGCAAACTATAAATGTCAGCCAGCCTGAATTTAAACTGATCATCAATAGTTTAATTAATGAAGGCGACCTTTACATGTTACGAATTTTATATCATGCAAATCCAGACGGATCCCTCTCAGAACAGTACAATCGTGAAAATGGTTACATGCAGGGAGCCCCCCACTTGACTTGGAGCTACGCTGCTTATATTACTGCAAAAATAAAAAGAGATCAGGTAATAGCTCGCGTTAGTAATAGAAAAAATTTATAA
- the tsaB gene encoding tRNA (adenosine(37)-N6)-threonylcarbamoyltransferase complex dimerization subunit type 1 TsaB, translating into MLEKKLKILAVETSTNLGGVSFLENDRILYLQTSSEQKKHSELVHHFIERGLIETNLKLADFDIFAVSSGPGSFTGIRVAVNTGKTFSYIHKKPLVGISSLACLAFQNMEEIVKASQSLDTPICHIFCMINAFKNMIYFAKFHLNIPYLIEVKSLYQKISNLDLINSLTVETTPQVIPVKDLGKVLTRTSWILGDGFATYNNFFPQETIPFLKRIESSSDYPLASSLGILAYHHFAKNYPSTTFEWNLFTPLYLRASEAEENKKGILYSPL; encoded by the coding sequence ATGTTAGAAAAAAAATTAAAAATACTTGCCGTTGAGACCTCAACAAATCTGGGTGGAGTTTCTTTTTTAGAGAATGACAGAATCCTTTATTTACAGACTTCTTCTGAACAGAAAAAGCACAGCGAACTTGTACATCACTTTATTGAGCGTGGTTTAATTGAAACAAATCTGAAACTCGCTGATTTTGATATTTTTGCCGTTTCTTCTGGGCCGGGAAGCTTTACAGGAATCAGAGTGGCTGTAAATACAGGGAAAACTTTTTCATACATTCATAAAAAGCCACTTGTTGGAATTTCTTCATTGGCATGTCTTGCCTTTCAAAACATGGAAGAAATCGTGAAGGCTTCTCAGTCTCTTGATACCCCTATCTGTCATATTTTCTGCATGATTAATGCCTTTAAAAACATGATCTATTTTGCCAAATTTCATCTTAATATCCCTTATTTAATAGAAGTTAAATCTCTCTATCAAAAAATTTCTAATTTGGATTTAATCAATTCTCTGACTGTTGAAACAACTCCTCAAGTTATTCCCGTTAAAGATCTAGGAAAAGTCCTAACTCGAACAAGTTGGATCCTTGGAGATGGCTTTGCTACTTACAATAATTTTTTCCCACAAGAAACCATTCCCTTTTTAAAACGAATAGAATCTTCTTCAGATTACCCCCTGGCCTCAAGTCTAGGAATTCTCGCCTACCATCATTTTGCTAAAAACTATCCTTCTACGACCTTTGAATGGAATTTGTTTACACCCCTTTACTTAAGAGCTTCTGAAGCCGAGGAGAATAAAAAAGGAATTTTATACTCACCACTTTAA
- a CDS encoding helix-turn-helix domain-containing protein, translated as MIDIHTRFNFYEVLELNSNSAQHEVSKAYERAKSTYSGENPAIYTIFTDGEARELLTLIEEAYSILGNKTLRNIYDQRLLGNTKTNPEDLTYDSILSASKLIFNEPKNETKKISFEKNESFEKEISDNHNWTGPFLKKIREYKGISIEKLSEIIKVNPYYIKAIELEDAANLPAAVFVRGYVSQIAKELGLVPKLVADSYMNNFKKNKN; from the coding sequence ATGATAGACATACACACGCGTTTTAATTTTTACGAAGTCTTAGAGCTTAACTCCAACTCAGCTCAACATGAAGTTTCGAAAGCCTATGAGCGGGCAAAATCCACTTACTCTGGGGAAAACCCCGCCATTTATACAATTTTTACAGATGGGGAAGCTCGAGAGTTGCTCACTTTAATTGAAGAAGCCTATTCGATTCTTGGCAACAAAACATTGCGAAATATTTATGATCAAAGGCTTCTTGGAAATACAAAAACAAATCCTGAAGATTTAACTTATGACTCTATCCTTAGTGCCAGTAAGCTCATTTTTAATGAACCTAAAAATGAAACTAAAAAAATTTCTTTTGAAAAAAATGAATCTTTTGAAAAAGAAATTTCGGATAACCATAATTGGACCGGTCCATTTTTAAAAAAAATCCGCGAGTATAAAGGCATTAGCATTGAAAAATTAAGTGAAATAATTAAGGTGAATCCTTATTATATAAAAGCTATCGAGTTAGAAGACGCAGCAAATTTACCTGCCGCAGTTTTTGTTAGAGGTTATGTCTCCCAGATAGCCAAAGAGCTCGGCCTAGTTCCTAAGTTAGTTGCTGATTCTTATATGAATAATTTTAAAAAAAATAAGAACTAA